A stretch of DNA from Hippopotamus amphibius kiboko isolate mHipAmp2 chromosome 5, mHipAmp2.hap2, whole genome shotgun sequence:
CTGCTTCCTTTATTTACCACATTTCTGTTATAGATACTTTTGTCCCtgaatctgtttctcttctttatgGTTGTTTTCCTTCCCAGTTTAACTGTTGGTGGTAAGAACTTAAAACatgttcagggcttcctaggtggggcagtggttaagaatccgcctgccaatgcagaggacatgggttcgatccctgctccaggaagatcccacatgccgcggagcaactaagcccgtgtgccaaaaaaaaaaaaaagcatgttcaGTAATGAAGAGTTCAGGTTGTTCCTCACCTCTTAAGAGGCCTTTGTGTTTATTGTTTCCTGTGGCATGCAGTGAACTGTTGCATGCCCCCATGTTGACGTGATCAATGGTATGCCTAGTATTCAATAGGTTAAATACAGACCCTCTGTTCTTGGGAGGCTTGACCATGACTTAGAGCAatagttctcaaagtgtagtcccCAGGAGCAAATCTGGCAGCTTTGTGAAAAGCAAATTCTTGGGCTCTACCCTGGAATTACAGAAGCAGGGTTTCTGGTGATGGGccccagaaatatatttttaacaagtcCTTCAGGTTATTCTTATGCACTCAAGTTTTAGGCTACctattttaacttcatttatttctcagtattttccCCAAATTGGTAGcatattcctctttttttaaCAACAATTGATATCCCATACACTTATTTTATGTATGAGTATGAACTAACTTGATGATAAGAAAGGTAAGCTGAAGATAGGGTTAAACCAGTTGTTAATAAAATTTATTCAGTTCTttctattttgagataatttgggGCTTTTAGAAAATTATAGGAATAGTACAGAGAACTCCCAAATTGCCCCAGTGATATTTATACATGTGTatgcctatgtgtgtgtgtgtgtaaatgcacatacacacaagtTTTATTTTGAACCAAATAAGAATAATTTACATTATGCCCTTTATATCCCTAAATGCTAAATACATCCATGTGTCTTTCTAAGAataagaacattttctcacagatAGCCACAATACAGATATCAATATCTGAAAATAAACATTAATCTGATACTTTTTCCTAATCTGCAGACCGTATGCATATTTTAGCATGTGTCCCAATAATGTCTTTTGTTGCAGAGGAAGAagaattttccagaatatcatcTCAGGTCACGTTGCATTTAGTTATCATATCTGACTCCTTTAATCTGACGTAATTCTTCGGTCTGTCagtgtctttcatgaccttgatatttttgaaaagtacGGGCcataatatatgaattttttaatacaTGCTTTCAGTTGGGTTACATTCAAAGTAACGAATGATTTAATGCcttgaatataatatataaaggtgtagacaaatattttaaatagacatTGAAGGAGGAGtaagttcttaatatattttcatcAGTTTTAAGTAGTTGAAATTTAGGAATGGAGCCTGTCTACAAAAGCATAGCATTATTTTGTATGAAGTCTGATGAAGTAAGTGATTAGtatctacatacacacacactcaaacagtgaaggaaattttttaaatattggagaaATGAGTCTGAGGTATCATCTAAAGGAAGATATAATGTTAGATTTAAGTGAGTTGCAGGTGAGAAGGGATTTACACCTTGGTGTAAGAATTTATGGAGAAAGTAATGTGGTTAAATGCTTAGAATGTCAGAAGTGGGGCCGAGGTAGTGATGCGAGTGAGAAAAAGGCCTCCTCATCCTCCTGGGCAGCTCCCAGGGGTGAGCAGGGTGTTTGGCTACGGGCACAGAGTGAGTGAGCACGTCACTGAAGGAGTTAGGAGAGGGTTTAAACCTTGTGTGTTCATTGATGGACGCTGGCAGGCGGGATGCTGTGTCCTGGGAATACAGAGAGGAGTGAATTGAATAAACCCTCACCTTTGCTCTTGAGACACTTGGGCTGTAGGGGAGGAGATGTGAAGAGTCACAGTAATACAGACCTGTGTGTAGACAGCACTTTGGGGGACAGGGGTCACGGAGGCTTCAGGAAGGAAACAGCTGGACTCGGAAGGCCTGCAGAGCGGCCGCCGTGCCCACGTGGGCTATCTGTGGAGCTTGGCTGGGTTACGGACGAGGGCAGGGAGCTGCCTTCTGGCTGCAGAGCAGCAGGTTACATCTGTGGGGGTAGAAGCCTGGGTAGTCTGGAAAGGTTTGTGGCAGAAATCTGTGCTGTGGTAAAAGTTAACTGAAACCTGTCAGAGAAGTATTTTGGTAAGATTCTAATGTTAGAAGTTAGTCAGAAGCAGTTGAAATGATTAGGTTGACTGGAAAAATTACTGAACTGCCCTGATTGATGTTTCTGGGGAGAAATTGagacatttttgtattttcacaaCTACTCTCACTACACATGTTTTTTATCCTGAAGGTGGTATTGTGCATATAAACCTCACTGGTCGTCTAATTGGAACAGGGTTTCCAagcattttctcctctttttttggtGGAGAGCTGGCTTATTCTCTGGTGctgtcccctcaccccctcctcatAACCAAGAtccttgtttttcatttgttgtaTTGAGCTGTAATGTGTCTTTTCTGTATGAAATATatgatttaatgtttaaaaaggatgatcaaggttaaaaaataaaagacgaGACTTCTCTTATCTTTACTAAAatcttaacttatttttaatctgTATGCAGacgagttttttttgtttttgttttttaaatgagtcactgaaatactgtttcatttatttaggccccagatttttgtttttagagtgTGATTGTAATGATGTTCACTTTCAGAGAGTTTTCCTGACctctttttggtgtgtgtgtatatgtatgtgtatttcagTAGCTCCAGTGGCAACATAAGCAGCAGAAAGGATGAGACAAACGCCCGAGACACTTACGTTTCATCTTTCCCTCGGGCGCCAAGCACTTCTGATTCCGTGCGATTAAAGTGTAGGGAGATGCTCGCTGCAGCTCTCCGGACGGGAGGTGAGTTCCATGTACGTTGTTGTGCTCAGTCCtttgaccaccaccaccaccctgtcCACCTCCTGACGATAGCTGCCCAGCACTGCCTGGCTCAGGGAGGGCTTGCCGTGATGGGGGTCACtgaaggcagagggcagggggcagaCTGGGCCTCTGCTTGTTCCTGAGTATTTCTGAGAAGTAGTAGGTTCCTTCTAATATGTGGATGTTTCCCCTGATTCATagtaatttaaactttttttcagtcttttctcctCACATTTAATCTGCAAACTAAGTACTCTACCCTCAGATTGAGagttaatgatactgtatttGGGTCCCATTGTTAAATGTTAGTATGGCATATAGTGAGTTTTATAgtcataatttcatttcttttttttaagtggtaaaGAGATCTTGATTTTTATATGAAAGCTTTAATTTAATTTGGAGGTATTCATTCTTATGTAAAATTTTGGCTTTAAAGTTTCATAAGTAGAAATATTTATCATCTTATATAGgttcatcctttttcttttttattacactGAACCATAGTTAGCATGACCTAGTTTTCTCCTTATGCTGCCCTTTCTACTCTGATTCCTTTACtgtctctttatatatttttttcttttttcttcctagtttcttttatttccttctatccCTTTGAGTATTTGCATAGGAGTCTTCTGAGTATGTCCGTGTATGTGATTGGCAGATGAAATGAATGGTTTCTTTGCATTGAAGCCTGAGTCACAGGAGACAAGACAGTTCTTTGTATAACTTTCTCTACTCTCTGCTGGAGCAACCAGAATTGATGGAGTTGTGAAGTGAGGAATTGCCTGCTAGATGAGTTACTTCCCGCTCCTGGGGGATAAGGAGTCAGCCATACAGGAGCCTGTGGACATTAGGTGAATCCAGAGGAGGAGCCTAGTGGGTAGTAAAGAGACCACATTCTAATGACACTGAACTGAAAGGGTTCTTCGTACAGGGCAAGTGGGGTTGAAGACATAGAAATACAGTTTAATTGACTCTGTATTGAAACTTCTTTTAGTGTGTTATAATCACTTACTCATGACAATTCTCTGTGCCTGTGCTTAGATGACTACATCGCTATTGGAGCTGATGAGGAAGAACTAGGATCTCAAATCGAAGAAGATATCCTTTGCGTGTATATTCATAATTGTTTTAAGTAATAGgctagattatttttttcttcctataaagAATTCAAAGTTTTGTTCCTCAGTTTCTATCTTGAGTGTTTTGATGGGAAGGGGAGGCCATATATGTCAttttgttcttcctgttttcctgtcACTCAAAAGCAAACGCATAGTATtgatagtgtttttatttttctgccttgctAATTGAGACGGTAGCATATCGGTTGAAGTTGTGCAGAAGGGCATGAAAAACACACGTTAGTAAGTAGGAAGTAGGGCTTCACCTTTGGGGAGACTCAGCGAAGCATATCCAGTCCCCTGCACTCATTATCCTGGAGGAGAGTGTGCTCCTGTTGGGCGACTTGGGAAGGGCTCTGGGAGAGGGGGGTCTTGCACATgggcctggggagcaggggaCATCTAGGTGACAGTGTGACCATGGGCCTGTCCTGGTTGAGGAAATGGCCTTGTTAGAAAGGGAGCTGCTCTCGGGCTGGGCCCCTATGTAGCCTGTCCTGTTGAGAAAAACCACCTGCTAAACTAGATTCTTGCTGAGCCAGGGAGAAATGAACCCTCAGGGTCACTGTGAATGGTTTTCTCTCAGAATGCCCTCCAGGGACCTGTGGCGTCTTCTTGAGACTTTTAGGATCCTTGGTAGAATGCAGATTTGTGCAAGCGAAAGCATGTTCAAGCTCTTATTCTAAAGTTTTCTCACTCAAATTGTATATCTGAGTTATGTTTTGAAACCCTTTTAAGTTTGTGTCTTGCTTGGCATTAAACATTGAGAAAGTATTGCTCATTCATAGCATAAAAGTACTatcactggggacttccctggtgacgcagtggctaagaatccacctgccagtgcaggggacatggattcgagccttggtctgggaagatctcacaggctgcggagcaactaagcccatgcaccacaactactgagcccacgtgccacaactgctgaagctcacgtgcctagaacctgtattctgcaacaagagaagccactgcaacaagaagcccacgcatcgcaatgaagactagcccctgctcactgcaactagagaaagcccgcatgcagccaataaataaataaataaataaataaatttataaaattaagatcACTATTTTTGGCCAGTTACAGATCAAGAAATTAGGTAGAAACAGTGCCTTGTTGTTAATTTAAATTGGAAACACTGCTTAGAAATTTCAGAAATTCTTACAGtggcagaacagaaaaaaattatcttactgTTATAATTTAACCTTTTTTCCTTAACGGCCTAGTACCAATCTATCAAGAAATAAGGAATACGGAcatgaaatacaaaaatagaGTACGAAGTAGGATATCAAATTTGAAGGATGCGAAGAAtccaaatttaaggaaaaatgtgCTGTGTGGGAATATACCTCCTGACTTATTTGCTAGAATGACAGCAGAGGTGAGTCTATTTGTATGTTTCTGTGACGGTATTCCAAGTGTAAAGTCTATTTAAATCATGAAGTGCTATATAAAGagtacatatataataaattgtTATTAGCTAttctaatatacatatatagacagtATACTAGACAGATAAAGTGACTGACTCTATTGGCATCAATACTTTGTCCCTTTCACAACTGTACTGTGAGCTTTGGGTGATTGCCTTAATAAATTATTGTCTAAAAACAAAGGTGTTTTTTACTTATTCTAGATTTATGTAGAATTAGAGTTGAATCTCTAATTGCAAACAGACTTTGTAACCTCTAAGCTCTTTTCATGGTTAAATACTATAAAATTGGTTACATCTTATCGACTGTGgagataaaatggagaaaatggaattcaTTTGCTATTTATGGATATAGCTGTTCATAGGTAACAGCTGCAGTGTGTCTATACTCTCATTATCTTACTAAGCATCCAAGAGAGtgaatttttctttccatatagCTAATAAaaattgttgtatttttaaaattcattttattaaacctcattaaaattatttaaaactttcaCAAAGTAGAGAACAAAGTATAATGAAATCTTATATATCCATCACCCAAGCTTcaagtattttatataatttgtcaCCTTTTTCATCTATCCCTTTtttcgttttctttcttttcccctgaaTTATTTTCAAGCAAATTTCAGATACTATATCCTTTTACCTCTATCTCTGAGAGGTATCTTTAAAATTATGACATTTTTCTTATGTAACTTGTCATTACAACATTCAACAAATCTAAGGATATTCCTTGGTATATCTAATATGTAGTTCATATTATGTTCCTGATGTACTTTGTATCAAGATCCAGAGTCTAGATGCTTCCTTAAGTCTGGTCTCTTATGATTTtgtatgtacatatttaaatCTAAAGGAGTTTCTTCTCCTGCTCCTGCCCCTTTTTCTTCATGACACTGACCTGTTGAAAAAACCAGTTTctcaaatggtacaaatcaactggtttgcaaggcagaaatagagacacagatgtagagaacaaacatacggatagcaagtggggaaagcagggagggttggggggggaatgaattgggagattggaataccaaattgtacactctaaatatatgctgtttattgtgtttactgtatctcaataaaagttcttatatatatatatatatatatatatataaaacaaagaaaagaaaaaaagaaaaaaccagttTCTCTCTTGTGTATCTCACAGTATGAACTGCCTGTTTCTTCCTCATgctgttatttaacttttctgtccCCTTTATTTTCTGTGAACTGGAAGCTGGTTCTGTAGGCTTGATTACATACAGGTTTAACTTTTCCTGCATAAATACTCCATCAGTGGTCTTTCTTTGTATTGCGTTACATCAGGAGACAGGCATCTGTTGCTCTGCTCTCAGGGTGCGGACACTGATCAGGGGTTTGCATAGGGCAGTCTGATCCCTCTGTGGTGAAGTTCTCCGTCAGCCTTTCATCTGTGTGTTCATCCACTGAATTGGTGATTTCATTAGAGATTTCTAAAATTCTGTCATTCCTTTCACGTTTATTAGCTAGATTTCTTTGGTAAAGAAGCATTTTGCCTGAGTTGAAGGCGCTTGGTTACCCTGTTGGTTAGGATAGGAAAggcagggtgaatgtgaagctcTTTCCCTTCGCTTGTTATCAGAAGGTGTCGGTGACCTCCTCGCTGCCCGTGGGGGCTTTTGTTGCCATTTTTGCAGGTGTTTGTGCTCTCCTTTCTTAAGTGTCATCATGGACTTGGGACTTCTTATTTATCCAGTGGGGATTGGTGTTTTCAGTATTCATACTGGTGGCTGACGAAATCATCCCCTCTCTGCCAGTGGGAGCACCTTCATGTAGCTCCTCTGTCTGTGTGGCTCACTAACAGTAGTCAGGTAGCTTCTGCAGTTTCTGGCACAGGAAGTTGACCCTGACTCATCTTGTGCTTTTCTTGACTCAAAACTGGAACCAGACATTCCTCCAAAGGTCTCTGGTTCCTTTTTcaagtgggaggaggggagcaatAGTAGAGACCATAGTCTGGATACTCAAGGTGCTCATTGCTATAGGATTACATTATTTATAAGCCTTTAAACAGTAATTAAACCCAGTTTTCATATGCAAACTTagaagtatttgaaaaaaatttaagagtaaGCAAACTCTTATAGGTcctttaaggaaaaatattaattttccacttttaaaactttaaaagttgATTGTGATCTTATTAGTAAACTAAGGAAGCATAAAAAGCATTCCGCATACGTATAGAAGATGCCTGTAACTGAGTAGTATTGCCTAACAGGAGATGGCCAGCGATGAGCTCAAGGAGATGCGGAAAAACTTGACCAAAGAAGCCATCAGAGAGCATCAGATGGCCAAGACGGGTGGGACCCAGACGGACTTGTTCACGTGTGGCAAATGTAAAAAGAAGAACTGCACTTACACACAGGTTTGTGATTGTGTATAGATTCTTATTTTCATACTAAGAATGCTTGCAACTCCTGTTTCAAAACAAGTGATAAAGATAATTACcagtattttgatattttttgagAGGCGATATCTCTTAAGTTTAAGAATGCATTCTTAATACTAACAGATTCcagttatttgaaaataaattgaaagagtTATACTTTCATAGACATTGTTCCTGTGAAAGCTATATAAactaaaattgataaaatattatagaatttaataaaatggtgatgtttttcctctaagaattacTAAGCAGTTGATTATTGGTTAGTATATAAACAAgctataattttcttgtttggCAGGATCATGTACTTTAGGGAAGGTTCTTTGCTCTCCCTCACTTGGAGGCTGGGTACTTTTAGTTTAACTGGTTTCCAGATATTTATTCCTTTCTTGCACTATATTGATGACTTTTACCTTTATATATGATGTGATTaactttcctttttgttcttgaaCAACTGAAAAGAGCCATATTAGAGTTGTTTTGATTGTATGTGCGTATGTGAAAGTGTTTTTTTATCAGTCATTAATTTCATTTGCCAAATAGACAGTTTGTGCTATGTCTGTAATCTGCTAAATTCAGAAATTTCCCCCTAAAGAacatgtaattgttttaggttaaTAGAGAGATTTAGGGGATTGAATTTTTGATTGACAGAAAATTAAGcactaaaaaaataacattaagttTATTTAAGTTATTCTATAAGTATAGTTACttatagaaaattttgaaaataccgAAAAGTAtgaacaagaaatttaaaatcagtCATCATTAATCTGCCATCCAGAGAGGACAATAATCTATATTTTGGTGCTTGTagtattttgtgaatttttaaaaaatctagttgCAGCTAAATACTGTGAatcattttatatactttttctgaCTTAATGTAAGCATTtccctttgttgttgttttttaaaaaaacaacctttGTAAACATCTTAatagctgtataatattccattagaTGGATggacttttatttcattatttccctgttggatgtttaggttgtttccagggtttgtgttattataaaattatactcTTCAAACATCCTTGTACACagatcttccccctccccccaacttttGGGAAGTAATTGacaaaaataattgtatatatttcaagtgtacaatgtgatgctTTGATATACATATGCATTGTCGAGTGCTTGCCAAGGTCAAGGTAATTAATGCATccgtcacctcacatagttagcccttcctttctccctccctgcctcccttcctctacACTAATAATTGTCCCCATGCTGTATGTTAGATCTTCAaaacatcttcccatttcctccttcccccagcccctggcaaccaccatctatctgttctgtttctgtgaactcagcctttttttttttttttttaaagatgccacatggaagtgatgtcatacagtttgtctttctttgtttggcatatttcatttagcataatgcctcccaggttcatccatgttgtctcaaatgttaggatttccactcttttttatggctgaataatattccttgcAGCAAAGAACATGTGTGCAGATAgtctctttgagatactgatttcatttccttcagatatagaCCAAGATgtagaactgctggatcacatgagaGGTCTCTTCTTACTTtgttgaggagcctccataccattttccatcaTGACCAAACAGCTTACATTCTCATtagcagtgcacaagtgttcccttctctccacatccttgacagcatttgctttttcttgtctttttgataatagccattctcaggtgtgaggtgatattttcttgtggttttaatttgcatttccccgatgattagtgatgttgagctgcacAAAGATCTCTATTTGTGTTTCTAATTACCATCTTATAATAGGTCAGATATCAAGTTCCTACGTCACAGAAGATGGATACTTAAGGCTCTTGTTGCTGCCTAACTTTTAGACAGGTTGTGGCAGCTTATATTTGTCATGATgaaacatttgtaatttttacatttttgctaATTTGTAAGAGAAAGTTGATACGTCTTTTAATTAACATTTCTATGCTTCTTAGTTATGataaaaaatttcatatttattagcCATTCATCAGTAGTGTAATGTATGACTTTAGATGAATaaattagagatgaaaagaaaaacaaagaaggactttgaaaaatgaagtTTGGAAATGTGTGTTTGTTCAacaatattttgcttatttgagCTCATTTCGGGCTCTTATACATTTTATTGTGGTACCATTGTGGTTGTTATATAATCTCTGTGTAGAATGTTCTTATTTAGGTTGGACTTTTTTGTAGTATTATAAAAAGCAGTATGTT
This window harbors:
- the TCEA1 gene encoding transcription elongation factor A protein 1 isoform X3, with the translated sequence MISTRIGMSVNAIRKQSTDEEVTSLAKSLIKSWKKLLDGPSTDKDSEEKKKDTAVTSQNSPEAREESSSSGNISSRKDETNARDTYVSSFPRAPSTSDSVRLKCREMLAAALRTGDDYIAIGADEEELGSQIEEAIYQEIRNTDMKYKNRVRSRISNLKDAKNPNLRKNVLCGNIPPDLFARMTAEEMASDELKEMRKNLTKEAIREHQMAKTGGTQTDLFTCGKCKKKNCTYTQVQTRSADEPMTTFVVCNECGNRWKFC
- the TCEA1 gene encoding transcription elongation factor A protein 1 isoform X1; its protein translation is MEDEVVRIAKKMDKMVQKKNAAGALDLLKELKNIPMTLELLQSTRIGMSVNAIRKQSTDEEVTSLAKSLIKSWKKLLDGPSTDKDSEEKKKDTAVTSQNSPEAREESSSSGNISSRKDETNARDTYVSSFPRAPSTSDSVRLKCREMLAAALRTGDDYIAIGADEEELGSQIEEAIYQEIRNTDMKYKNRVRSRISNLKDAKNPNLRKNVLCGNIPPDLFARMTAEEMASDELKEMRKNLTKEAIREHQMAKTGGTQTDLFTCGKCKKKNCTYTQVQTRSADEPMTTFVVCNECGNRWKFC
- the TCEA1 gene encoding transcription elongation factor A protein 1 isoform X2, which translates into the protein MEDEVVRIAKKMDKMVQKKNAAGALDLLKELKNIPMTLELLQSTRIGMSVNAIRKQSTDEEVTSLAKSLIKSWKKLLDGPSTDKDSEEKKKDTAVTSQNSPEAREESSSGNISSRKDETNARDTYVSSFPRAPSTSDSVRLKCREMLAAALRTGDDYIAIGADEEELGSQIEEAIYQEIRNTDMKYKNRVRSRISNLKDAKNPNLRKNVLCGNIPPDLFARMTAEEMASDELKEMRKNLTKEAIREHQMAKTGGTQTDLFTCGKCKKKNCTYTQVQTRSADEPMTTFVVCNECGNRWKFC